One Mycobacterium sp. 050128 genomic window carries:
- a CDS encoding MmcQ/YjbR family DNA-binding protein gives MATWDDVARIVSELPLTCEQSPHDWRVGKKLLAWERPLRVSDRAALSANGIQAPEGDILGVWVSDEGVKFALVADEPDIYFTTPHFDGYPAVLVKLAQIDVRGLEELITEAWLTRAPKKLVQEYLTGSI, from the coding sequence GTGGCCACCTGGGACGACGTCGCCCGGATCGTGAGTGAGCTGCCACTCACCTGCGAGCAGTCACCGCATGACTGGAGGGTCGGCAAGAAGTTGCTGGCGTGGGAGCGACCGCTGCGCGTGTCGGACCGCGCCGCGCTGTCGGCCAACGGGATCCAGGCGCCCGAGGGCGACATCCTCGGCGTCTGGGTGTCCGACGAGGGAGTCAAATTCGCGCTGGTCGCCGACGAGCCGGACATTTACTTCACCACCCCGCACTTCGACGGCTATCCCGCGGTGCTGGTCAAGCTGGCGCAGATCGACGTCCGCGGTCTCGAGGAACTGATCACCGAGGCCTGGCTGACGCGTGCGCCCAAGAAGCTGGTCCAGGAGTACCTGACCGGCTCGATCTGA
- a CDS encoding transglutaminase family protein: MAAAVQPPATRRHRITHRTEYRYSDVVTSSYGRGFLTPRDSQRQRCVAHRLTIDPVPADSSTSVDGYGNISSYFHVTEPHHILRVTSDSIVDVYPAPPERYRSGPAIEPWEAARPAGRRGALATEFALDLNPPEITDEVRDYAAPSFVPGRPLIEVLRDLASRIYADFTYRSGSTTISTGVNEVLEAREGVCQDFARLAIACLRANGLAASYVSGYLATDPPPGKERMIGIDATHAWAAVWTPQQPGQFEWLGLDPTNDQMVDQRYIIVGRGRDYADVPPLRGIIYTDSKRSKIAVAVDVVPFEGDELHA; encoded by the coding sequence TTGGCTGCTGCAGTGCAACCCCCGGCCACCCGCCGCCATCGCATCACCCACCGCACCGAGTACCGCTACTCGGACGTCGTGACCAGTTCCTACGGTCGCGGCTTTCTCACCCCGCGCGACTCGCAACGCCAGCGCTGCGTCGCGCACCGGCTGACGATCGACCCGGTCCCCGCGGACAGCTCCACCAGCGTCGACGGGTACGGCAACATCAGCTCGTACTTCCACGTCACCGAGCCGCACCACATCCTGAGGGTGACCAGCGACTCCATCGTCGACGTGTATCCGGCGCCCCCCGAGCGCTACCGCAGCGGGCCGGCGATCGAACCGTGGGAGGCGGCCCGGCCGGCCGGGCGCCGGGGAGCACTGGCGACCGAGTTCGCCCTGGACCTGAATCCCCCCGAGATCACCGACGAAGTCCGTGACTACGCGGCGCCCAGTTTCGTGCCCGGGCGCCCGCTGATCGAGGTTTTGCGCGATCTCGCGTCGCGGATCTACGCCGACTTCACCTACCGCTCGGGGTCGACGACGATTTCCACCGGTGTCAATGAGGTTCTGGAGGCCCGGGAGGGGGTATGTCAAGACTTTGCGAGGTTGGCAATCGCCTGCCTGCGCGCCAACGGGTTGGCGGCCAGCTACGTGTCCGGTTATCTGGCCACCGACCCGCCCCCCGGAAAGGAACGAATGATCGGCATTGACGCCACCCACGCCTGGGCCGCGGTGTGGACCCCTCAGCAACCCGGCCAATTCGAATGGCTGGGCCTGGACCCCACCAACGACCAGATGGTCGACCAGCGCTACATCATCGTGGGGCGGGGCCGTGACTATGCGGATGTGCCGCCGCTGCGCGGCATCATCTACACCGACTCGAAGCGCAGCAAGATCGCCGTCGCCGTCGACGTGGTGCCGTTCGAAGGTGATGAGCTCCATGCGTGA
- a CDS encoding nitroreductase family deazaflavin-dependent oxidoreductase, whose product MSQEFPDTETVKAFNDAIADEFRANGGKVGGQFEGADLLLLTTTGAKSGRQRVSPLAYFTIDGRLIVIGSFAGAPKDPAWVHNLRANPRAHIDLGTDAYDVTAHELPAAERDQLFDKVVAVAPGFAEYQSKTSRVIPLFELRRG is encoded by the coding sequence ATGTCCCAGGAGTTCCCAGACACCGAAACAGTCAAGGCGTTCAACGACGCGATCGCCGACGAATTCCGCGCTAACGGCGGCAAGGTCGGCGGCCAATTCGAAGGCGCCGACCTGCTACTGCTCACCACGACCGGCGCCAAGTCCGGGCGGCAGCGGGTATCGCCGCTGGCGTATTTCACGATCGACGGCAGGCTGATCGTCATCGGCTCGTTCGCCGGCGCGCCCAAGGATCCGGCCTGGGTGCACAACCTGCGGGCCAACCCGCGGGCGCACATCGACCTGGGCACCGATGCGTACGACGTGACGGCGCACGAACTGCCGGCCGCGGAGCGCGATCAGCTGTTCGACAAGGTGGTCGCCGTGGCGCCGGGCTTCGCCGAATATCAGTCGAAGACCAGCCGGGTCATTCCGCTGTTCGAGTTGCGGCGCGGCTGA
- a CDS encoding zinc-binding metallopeptidase family protein yields the protein MRDFHCPNCGQRLTFENSTCLNCGSALGFSLDQMALLVIAEGEPSEQAGFVNAADYQLCANLRLAECNWLVPVNTPRLLCASCVLTSERPNDADRSGLAEFAAAEAAKRRLIVELHELKLPIIGRDQDPDYGLAFRLLSSAHEQVLTGHEDGVITLDLAEGDDVHREQLRVEMDEPYRTLLGHFRHEIGHYYFYRLIDPNRDHLARFNELFGDPDADYQEALDRHYSQGSPDGWQETFVSSYATMHPAEDWAETFAHYLHIRDTLDTSAWCGLASAAATFDRPPLGPSAFPNIIEMWLPLSWSLNMVNRSMGHDDLYPFVLPVAVLNKMQFIHTVIEEVTSAQTAVAS from the coding sequence ATGCGTGACTTCCACTGTCCCAACTGCGGCCAGCGCCTGACGTTCGAAAACTCCACCTGCCTCAACTGCGGCAGTGCACTGGGGTTTTCGCTTGACCAGATGGCGTTGCTGGTAATCGCCGAGGGTGAGCCCAGCGAGCAGGCCGGCTTCGTCAACGCCGCCGACTATCAGCTGTGCGCCAATCTGCGTCTGGCCGAATGCAATTGGCTGGTCCCCGTCAACACCCCCCGGCTGCTGTGCGCGTCGTGTGTGCTCACCTCCGAACGGCCCAACGATGCCGACAGGTCCGGCCTGGCGGAGTTCGCCGCGGCCGAGGCGGCCAAGCGCCGGCTGATCGTCGAGCTGCACGAGCTGAAGCTGCCGATCATCGGCCGTGATCAGGATCCCGATTACGGGTTGGCATTCCGGCTGCTGTCCAGTGCGCACGAACAGGTGCTGACCGGGCACGAGGACGGGGTCATCACACTGGATCTGGCCGAGGGCGACGACGTGCACCGCGAGCAGCTACGGGTCGAGATGGACGAGCCCTACCGAACCCTGCTCGGGCATTTCCGGCACGAGATCGGTCACTACTACTTCTACCGCTTGATCGATCCGAACCGCGATCACCTGGCCCGCTTCAACGAGCTGTTCGGCGATCCGGACGCCGACTATCAGGAGGCGCTGGACCGGCACTACAGCCAGGGTTCTCCGGATGGCTGGCAGGAAACCTTCGTGTCGTCGTATGCGACCATGCACCCGGCCGAGGATTGGGCCGAGACGTTCGCGCACTATCTGCACATCCGCGACACCCTGGACACCTCGGCATGGTGCGGTCTGGCCTCGGCGGCGGCGACCTTCGACCGGCCGCCCTTGGGTCCCAGCGCTTTTCCCAACATCATCGAGATGTGGCTGCCGTTGTCGTGGTCGCTGAACATGGTCAACCGGTCGATGGGCCACGACGATCTCTACCCGTTCGTGCTGCCGGTCGCGGTGCTGAACAAGATGCAGTTCATCCACACGGTGATCGAAGAGGTGACATCGGCGCAGACTGCCGTCGCCAGCTAG
- a CDS encoding FUSC family protein, with protein MSTSLLTRPFAGRAVVGGFKRVRGVWFYLVQTSVAAGLSWYIAHDVLAHPQPFFAPIAAAVSLSTSNVLRAQRAIQMIVGVTLGIGTGTLVQTLCGPGAVSITIAALAALLAAVFIGQGYIGQGMMFANQTVVSSVLVLALYRSGVGWERIYDALIGGGVAIIVATLLFPADPLVVLRSARVEVLRTLHSVLARTADLARGRDVPARDWPLPAVDRVHEQLSGLIQARATARQVVRFAPRRWGLRDAVQAADHQALHLAMLAVSVLQLARAVVPAVDGCCARLPQPAEAVLDDLAQATAVADSDPTAATSHVDAARRHTSTLLANARERNEVVLADVVQACVDDLQRVIDLGRR; from the coding sequence ATGAGCACTTCGCTGCTGACGCGGCCGTTCGCGGGCCGGGCCGTCGTCGGGGGTTTCAAACGGGTCCGCGGCGTGTGGTTCTACCTCGTGCAGACCTCGGTAGCGGCGGGTCTGTCGTGGTACATCGCGCACGACGTGCTGGCGCACCCGCAACCGTTCTTCGCCCCGATCGCCGCGGCGGTGTCGTTGTCGACCAGCAACGTGCTGCGCGCGCAACGCGCGATCCAGATGATCGTCGGGGTGACCCTGGGCATCGGGACGGGGACCCTGGTGCAGACGCTGTGCGGACCCGGCGCGGTGTCCATCACGATCGCGGCGCTGGCCGCGCTGTTGGCGGCGGTCTTCATCGGTCAGGGCTATATCGGCCAGGGGATGATGTTCGCCAACCAGACCGTCGTGTCGTCGGTTCTGGTGCTCGCCCTCTATCGCAGCGGTGTCGGTTGGGAACGCATCTACGACGCGCTGATCGGTGGGGGGGTGGCGATCATCGTCGCCACCCTGCTGTTCCCGGCCGACCCGCTCGTCGTGCTGCGCAGCGCGCGCGTCGAGGTGCTGCGCACCCTGCACTCGGTGCTGGCCCGCACCGCCGATCTGGCCCGCGGCCGTGACGTTCCCGCCCGGGACTGGCCGCTGCCGGCCGTCGACAGGGTGCACGAGCAGCTGAGCGGACTGATCCAGGCGCGGGCCACGGCTCGTCAGGTGGTGCGATTCGCGCCGCGCCGGTGGGGGCTTCGCGACGCCGTGCAGGCCGCGGATCACCAGGCCTTGCATCTGGCCATGCTCGCCGTCTCGGTGCTGCAGCTGGCCCGCGCCGTGGTCCCCGCGGTCGACGGGTGCTGCGCCCGGCTTCCGCAACCCGCGGAGGCGGTGCTCGACGATCTCGCGCAGGCGACGGCCGTCGCCGACTCCGATCCCACGGCCGCGACCAGCCATGTCGACGCCGCCCGCCGGCATACGTCGACCTTGCTGGCGAACGCCCGGGAACGAAACGAAGTGGTGCTGGCCGACGTCGTCCAAGCGTGCGTCGACGACCTGCAACGGGTGATCGACCTGGGCCGGCGGTAG